Proteins from a genomic interval of Colias croceus chromosome 2, ilColCroc2.1:
- the LOC123702499 gene encoding uncharacterized protein LOC123702499, which produces MMFFKTTPTVLIFVTALMCIGLITGKSHKHADGPSCQNFSAGVNFKDEQAYGTWHLLHFKTELSKGSGEKHCVSFSALSKEERTDLEERIGKFVENLKWENMSLKMQIPCAEINSNKTRDYYLERLRDDGSYRTLQMPPPTAKLDLADFSRYPMRLKIIEGQYLGMMDCHEKFVFLMGKQPPTEKQIDDRLKKMIEAYWPEEN; this is translated from the exons ATGATGTTCTTTAAAACGACGCCAACGGTGTTAATTTTtg TAACAGCGTTGATGTGTATTGGATTGATAACGGGCAAGTCACATAAACATGCCGATGGTCCGAGTTGCCAGAACTTTTCAGCGGGTGTGAACTTCAAAGACGAGCAAGCTTATGGCACGTGGCATCTGCTGCATTTCAAAACGGAACTGTCCAAAGGGTCTGGTGAAAAGCATTGTGTTTCGTTCTCCGCTCTTAGTAAGGAG GAAAGAACTGATCTTGAAGAACGTATAGGAAAATTTGTGGAGAACCTTAAATGGGAAAACATGTCTTTGAAAATGCAAATACCCTGCGCTGAAATTAATTCCAACAAAACCAGGGATTATTATCTAGAACGACTTCGCGATGATGGCTCTTATAGAACTTTACAAATGCCACCTCCCACAG CTAAGCTCGACTTGGCTGATTTCAGTCGCTACCCAATGCGTTTGAAGATCATTGAAGGTCAGTACCTCGGAATGATGGACTGTCACGAGAAATTTGTCTTCTTGATGGGAAAGCAACCTCCAACGGAGAAGCAAATTGACGACCGACTTAAGAAAATGATAGAGGCATATTGGCCTGAagaaaattga